The region GGCGTCGAACTCGGAGCGGGGTCTGGTGCCGCGTGATCCTTCGACGAGGCGACCTGTGCAGTGCCCGAGCACGTTCACCCGGGGATCTGCGACAGCGGCGAGCATCCGGCGCGTCATCGGAGCGGAGTCCATCCGCAGCTTCGAGTGCACTGACGCGACCACGATGTCGAGTGCGTCGAGCATCTCGTCGGTCTGATCGAGCGCTCCGTCCTCGAGGATGTCGACCTCGATGCCAGCCAGCACCGTCAGCCCTGCACCCGACTGCGCGCGGACCAGCGGGATCTGCTCTCGCAGCCGCTCGACCGAGAGGCCCCGTGCGACCTTCAACCGGGGCGAATGGTCGGTGATCGCCACGTACTCGTGGCCGAGTGCTCTCGCGGCGGCCACCATCGCCTCGATCGGGGTCGTTCCGTCTGACCAGTCCGTATGGCTGTGAAGGTCGCCCTTCAGCCGCGCCCGCAGCTCGGAGCGCCGCTCGGGCTCGACCTCGCCTCGCAGCTCGATCAGATAGTCCGGCACCCGCCCCTCCTGCGCCTGCCTGATCACGGCGAACGTCGAGTCGCCGATGCCCTTCTGCGACTTCAGCAGAGTGGGATCGTCGACGACCTCCGGAGGCAGGGACGCCACGACCGCCGCGGCCTGGCGGAACGCCTTGGCCCGGTAACGCGAAGCACGCTCGCGCTCGAGCAGAGCGGCGATCTCGAGCAGGGCCTCGGCGGCGTCCATGACTGATCCGCTCCGCTCAGGCGGGCACTGGCTCC is a window of Microbacterium esteraromaticum DNA encoding:
- a CDS encoding PHP domain-containing protein, giving the protein MDAAEALLEIAALLERERASRYRAKAFRQAAAVVASLPPEVVDDPTLLKSQKGIGDSTFAVIRQAQEGRVPDYLIELRGEVEPERRSELRARLKGDLHSHTDWSDGTTPIEAMVAAARALGHEYVAITDHSPRLKVARGLSVERLREQIPLVRAQSGAGLTVLAGIEVDILEDGALDQTDEMLDALDIVVASVHSKLRMDSAPMTRRMLAAVADPRVNVLGHCTGRLVEGSRGTRPRSEFDARAVFAACAENGVAVEINSRPERQDPPDDLIAIALEEGCLFSIDSDAHAPGQLSLIDHGAERAEVAGVPAERIVTTWGLQRLRAWARG